One region of Bombus affinis isolate iyBomAffi1 chromosome 5, iyBomAffi1.2, whole genome shotgun sequence genomic DNA includes:
- the LOC126916851 gene encoding uncharacterized protein LOC126916851: protein MEDINAKRNARRRRILENSEKRLLKITGRDNDNESKVQSIHLGSFSQTFIAPDIQNETLYPNINNDISGIDSTSYETKSLSPPLLTNRINYVLLAVIVNILLILQLDHLFGKTITIPYFLVMLGRLYNYKNAREMQENNLLYAALILCNVKPELTYQLKKLVTVSHMIVGDLALYIFSFTLIYYGFFYCLYNTDIPIILTM, encoded by the exons ATGGAAGATATTAATGCTAAGAGAAATGCCAGAAGAAGGAGAATTTTGGAAAATTCAGAGAAACGGTTATTGAAAATTACTGGTAGAGACAACGATAATGAATCAAAAG TCCAGAGTATACATTTAGGTTCGTTCAGTCAAACATTCATTGCTCCAGATATACAAAATGAAACTTTATATCCAAATATAAATAATGATATATCAG GTATTGACAGTACTTCATATGAGACAAAAAGTTTGTCACCTCCATTATTAACAAATCGCATAAATTATGTATTATTGGCTGTTATTGTCAATATACTACTCATATTACAACTGGATCATTTATTTGGGAAG ACAATCACAATACCATACTTTCTAGTAATGCTGGGACGTTTGTACAACTATAAAAATGCACGAGAAATGCAAGAGAATAATCTACTGTATGCTGCTTTGATCTTATGCAATGTTAAGCCTGAGTTAACTTATCAATTAAAAAAGTTAGTAACAGTAAGTCATATGATAGTTGGAGATTTAGCTTTATACATTTTCAGTTTCACATTAATATATTATGGATTCTTTTACTGTTTATATAATACGGACATTCCTATTATCTTAACCATGTAA
- the LOC126916842 gene encoding chromatin assembly factor 1 p55 subunit produces the protein MGDKDGETFDDAVEERVINEEYKIWKKNTPFLYDLVMTHALEWPSLTAQWLPDVTRPEGKDYSVHRLILGTHTSDEQNHLLIASVQLPNEDAQFDASHYDNEKGEFGGFGSVSGKIEIEIKINHEGEVNRARYMPQNPCVIATKTPSSDVLVFDYTKHPSKPDPNGECQPDLRLRGHQKEGYGLSWNPNLNGYLLSASDDHTICLWDINAPPKENRVIDAKTIFTGHTAVVEDVAWHLLHESLFGSVADDQKLMIWDTRCNNTSKPSHTVDAHTAEVNCLSFNPYSEFILATGSADKTVALWDLRNLKLKLHSFESHKDEIFQVQWSPHNETILASSGTDRRLHVWDLSKIGEEQSSEDAEDGPPELLFIHGGHTAKISDFSWNPNEPWVICSVSEDNIMQVWQMAENIYNDEEPDTPASELEAGAS, from the exons ATGGGTGATAAAGACGGTG AAACTTTTGACGATGCTGTGGAAGAAAGAGTTATCAatgaagaatataaaatatggaaaaaaAATACTCCGTTTTTATATGATCTTGTGATGACACATGCTTTAGAATGGCCATCTTTAACTGCTCAATGGTTACCAGATGTAACTAGACCAGAAGGAAAGGATTATTCTGTACATCGTCTTATTTTGGGTACTCATACTTCGGACGAACAAAATCATTTGCTTATAGCTAGTGTACAATTACCGAATGAGGATGCTCAATTTGATGCATCTCACTATGATAATGAGAAAGGAGAATTTGGAGGATTTGGTTCTGTTAGTGGAAAgatagaaattgaaataaaaataaatcacgAAGGAGAGGTAAATAGAGCACGATATATGCCACAAAACCCGTGTGTAATTGCAACCAAAACACCATCTAGCGATGTCCTTGTTTTCGATTATACAAAACATCCAAGTAAACCAGATCCTAATGGTGAATGCCAGCCTGATTTAAG ATTAAGGGGACACCAAAAAGAAGGATATGGTCTATCATGGAATCCAAACTTGAATGGATATTTGCTCAGTGCATCTGATGATCATACAATTTGTTTATGGGATATTAATGCACCCCCTAAAGAAAATCGCGTGATAGATGCAAAAACAATCTTTACTGGACATACTGCTGTCGTTGAGGATGTGGCTTGGCATttgttacatgaatctttattTGGATCTGTCGCGGATGATCAGAAATTGATGATCTGGGACACAAG aTGCAATAATACCAGTAAACCAAGTCATACAGTTGATGCTCACACTGCCGAAGTGAATTGCTTGAGTTTTAATCCATATTCGGAATTTATTCTTGCAACTGGCAGTGCCGATAAAACAGTAGCGCTTTGGGACTTGAGGaatctgaaattaaaattacattcTTTCGAATCTCACAAAGACGAGATCTTTCAAGTTCAATGGTCACCGCATAACGAGACGATATTAGCTAGTAGCGGTACAGACAGGCGTCTTCATGTGTGGGATCTTAGTAAAATTGGCGAGGAACAATCCAGTGAAGATGCTGAAGATGGACCACCCGAGTTACTG TTTATTCATGGTGGTCATACCGCAAAAATTAGTGATTTTTCGTGGAATCCAAATGAGCCTTGGGTCATATGTTCTGTATCGGAAGACAATATAATGCAAGTATGGCAAATGGCGGAAAATATTTACAATGATGAAGAACCAGACACACCAGCGAGTGAATTAGAAGCTGGTGCTTCATAA